From the Triticum urartu cultivar G1812 chromosome 4, Tu2.1, whole genome shotgun sequence genome, the window AATAGCCAATTTGAAGAATAAACTTGGAATAGAAGTGTCCATTCACATGGCCTACAGAGCAAGGAAAGCAGCTAAGAGTGTTGTCCAAGGATATCAAAGGGCACAATACACAAGGATAAGGGATTACCTCCAAGCTGTGTTGGATACCAATCGAGGAAGTAGATGCATTGTTACAACAAAGCAATTGAAGGCCCATCCTAGCATAAATCCTAGATTCCATGGCTTGTTCATGTGCCTGAATGCTTGCAAAAAGGGTTTCCTAAATGGTTGCAGACCCTTCATAGGTACCTATATTAATTTGTGTGAACACAATCATTTATGTTGTCCTAGTACTAATGTGAAATTTTCTGCTGTAGGTGTTGATGGCTGCTTCATTAAGTTGACCACAGGGCAGCAAATACTGGCTGCAACTGGTAGAGATGGTAATAACAACATATTTCCCATTGCATTTGCAATTGTTGACAAGGAAGACACTGCCAGCTGGTCATGGTTTCTAACACAACTGAAGTATGCAGCTGGTCATGGTTTCTAACACAACTGAAGTATGCTCTTGGTGGTGAGTCAGGGAAGCATGGCTACTACACTATCATATCTATAGACAAAAGGTAACTCATACACCATAGTACTTACAAATAGTGCAAATTAGAACATGCTTAGTACTTACAAATAGTGCAAATTAGAACATGCTTAGTACTTACAAATAGTGCAAATTAGAACATGCTTAGTACTTACAAATAGTGCAAATTAGAACATGCTTAGTACTTACAAATAGTGTCTTCTGGCATCATATTCAAACATTAGTTTACTTTCATAGGGTTGCTTAAAGCAATAACCAATGTATTCCCAAATTGCCCTCAAAGATTCTGCCTTAGACATATTTATCTCAGAACTTCCAAACAGCTGGCTTTAGAGGTGAAGAGTTAAAGAAATACATGGATCAGGCTAGTTATTCATATACTGAGCATGGATATAATCAAGCAATGGATGGTATGAAAAAAGAGTGTCAAGCAGCTTGGAAATGGCTTAGTAAGATACCAAAGCATACATGGGCTAGACATGCCATGGACAGAAATTGTAAAACTGACTTCGTTGTGAACAACATAAGTGAAGTATtcaataaaatgatacttgatgTGAGAGGAAAACCAATTAAAACCATGGTTGATGGGATCAGAAAAAAATTGTTAGTTAAGTTCAATGCCAATAGGACCAAGACAGAGACAGCTAAGTGGCAGATATGCCCAACATATGCTGAAAAGCTGGAAGAAGCTAAACATCATTCCAGATTCTGTCAGTCAATCAAGGCTGGACCTGATCTATACCAGGTTGCAAGTGGAGAAAGCACATATGCAGTAAATCTGAAAGATTACACATGTGGGTGTAGAAAATGGGACATGACTGGGGTTCCTTGCAATCATGGTGTTTCTGCAATTAACAAGGCTAAACTACATCTAGAAGATTTTGTTAATGCTTTCTTCAAGAAACCAATGTATCAACAAGCCTACAGTCCAATTGTCTACCCTGTGCCTGGGCCTGATCTATGGCCAAAGACTGGGACCCCTGACATAGAGCCACCTGTTTTCAGAGACAAGCCAAGAAAGAAGCATACAAAGAGGAGAAAGAATCAGTTTGAGAAGCCAGCTCCCAAGGATACTTCTAGGATGGCATTAATCACTTGTAGTAATTGCAATTTTAGTGGGCATAGGTACACTAGCTGCCACAAAAATCTTAAGCCAGCCCTTGCAATGAGAAGGAACCAACATCAGGTTAATTGTCCAAACTTCAAAAAATTCAGTTTATGATTATATTTCCTATATTATGTTCTAATCTTTGTATGTTTACACTGCAGGAAAACGGAAGAGTTGATGCAGCTTCATCAGCCCCAAGGGCAGCTCCATCAGTACCCAGGGCAAGAACTACAGCTCCACCAGCACCTAGGCTAGCTCCATCAGCTCCAGCAGTTCCCAAGGCAAGAACTACAGCTCCACGAGCACCTAGGCCAGCTCCATCAGCTCCTCCTGCAACTAGGAGAGCAACTGCATCTACTGTTGCTGCTTCTAGGCCAAGTTCATCTACTATTGCAGCTAGAAGGCCAAGTTCATCTACTGATGGTGCTTCTAGGCCAAGTTCTTCTACTGCTGCAAAGAAAACATTCATACCACCTAGAGCTTCAGGTACTGGAAGGCTAAGAAAACCTTCTTACAAGATATCTGAGTGGTTCAATTGTTCCCAGGGCAGCAAGAAGAAGTAATTTCATGATGGTGATGTTGAAAACAATTTCAAGTTTGTGATGTTCAAAACAGCTGTGAGTTTATCATGTTCAAACCAGTTTAATTCAGCCTATTTTGGCTACTTTGTGATGGCACTATGTAAGTTACCTAATTATGGTTGTGATCAAGACTTTTATGCATGAGGATGTCAAGTAGACTGTGATAATGATTATGTTGAATATGATGCTGTCATTTAGACTTTGTTGCATCAAGCTATTTAGGATTTtatattaatgatgatgatgtTGTTGTCACTTAGGGTGGCTCGGCGTCGACCAATCTTAAATGAACCATTTTTGTCACTTAGGGTGGCTCGGCGTCGACCAACCCCTAAGTGAAGCAAATTTATTACTTAGGGTGGCTCGGTGTCGACCAATCTTAAATGAACCATTTTTGTCACTTAGTGTGGCTAGGCGTCGACCAACCCCTAAGTGAAGCAAATTTGTCACTTAGGGTGGCTCAGCATCGACCAACCCCTAAGTGAAGCAAATTTGTCACCTAGGGTGGCTCGACGTCGACCAACCCCTAAGTGAAGCAAATTTGTCACCTAGGGTGGCTCGGCGTCGACCAACCCCTAAGTGAAGCAAATTTCTCACTTAGGGTATCTCGGCGTCGACCAACCCCTAACTGAAGCAAATTTATCACTTAGGGTGGCTCGGCATCGACCAACCCCTAAGTGAAGCAAATTTGTCACCTAGGGTGGCTCGGCGTCGACCAACCCCTAAGTGAAGCAAATTTGTCACTTAGGGTGGCTCGGCGTCGACCAACCCCTAAGTGAAGCAAATTTGTCACTTAGGGTGTCTCGGAGTCGACCAACCCCTAAGTGAAGCAAATTTATCACTTAGGGTGTCTCGGCGTCGACCAACCTTAATTTAACCATTTTTTTCACTTCGGGTGTCTTGGTGTCGACCAACCACTAAATGAAGGATCCAAACTACAAACAGACCTTTCATCACAAACCAACATAAAAATAACACTACAAACATCTTCATTAAATGATCCAAGCTAAACCCATTACATGCCATGCCATACTTCACAGCTTAGTTCAACAGATTCAAATTTAGCACACATTACAAGCCATAGTTCAATGCTTCATAAGTAAATTAGTTCAACAGATTCAAACTTAACACATTACAAGCCATAGTTCAAAGCTAGTAACTAAAGACAATGACCCACATGGTCATATGACAGCACAATTTATTCTTCACCACAAATACCCTTGATTTCCTTCAGCTTCCTCTTGTTACTTTCACCTGCTTTCTTCAGGTCAGCAACATCACATTGCAAAGTACTCTTCTCAATGCTCAACTTCTCCTTCTCTTTAGTCAACTCAGCAATGTAACAATCCAGCTTCTCCTTCTCTTTCTTCAGGTCAGCAAAGCTAAACTCCAAAGTCCTCTTATCAGAGCTCATCTTTTCCTTCTCTTTCAGATGATTGAACTTCAAATTCCTAATGACATTGGCTTGAGCAACATGAATGCACTTCAACTGATCAACAACTGCCTTCAATTTTTTGATCTCAACATCCTTTTCCATGCTGCTGTCAGCAACATTCATATCAGTTTCATGTGGCAGATTATCCTGAGAATCCAAGAGGTTGTTCACATCTTCAACAAGCTTCTCATAAGTCTCCTGCAACTCTTTTTTCTGTTGTGCTAGATTGTGCACAGTAAATGAATGCTCAAGGCATGCCATCTTATTGGCCTGGATGCTATCCTCATACATAAGCCACAATTTGTGGAGTGCATTCTGCAGATGATCTGGCCACTCCTCATCTACCCACTGCACTAATCCACAGTTATTAACTCCCTGCAATACAAAATAAAGTAGTTCAAACATGTTGTCACATGTTACATTTTCAGTTAAGTTCAGGTTACAGTTAAGGTGCAGATTCAGTTAGATCAATTCAACTCAAAAAACTAAAGAACAATTATTGTGAGCATGTTTCCTAACATGAACAGTTACTatgaacataaatcaatatcAATGAACCATGAACAGGAACTATGAGCaatgaacagtaaaccctagaacATGAACAGTTAACCCTAGAACAAATGAACTATACTACACAGGAGAGGTTTCACATTGCAACTAATTTACTAACTTACTTCTACGGCACAGGCAATGAACCTCCTCCCAGTGCTTATCCCCTGGAATGCAACACATTTCTTCCCTGGCTTGCCATGCTCGCACATCAC encodes:
- the LOC125553379 gene encoding uncharacterized protein LOC125553379; translated protein: MVSWSDGSSSEDSEVQIISSYDFPIKIPPTMDDPTTTIGSADDLRVMCEHGKPGKKCVAFQGISTGRRFIACAVEGVNNCGLVQWVDEEWPDHLQNALHKLWLMYEDSIQANKMACLEHSFTETYEKLVEDVNNLLDSQDNLPHETDMNVADSSMEKDVEIKKLKAVVDQLKCIHVAQANVIRNLKFNHLKEKEKMSSDKRTLEFSFADLKKEKEKLDCYIAELTKEKEKLSIEKSTLQCDVADLKKAGESNKRKLKEIKGICGEE